A region from the Nematostella vectensis chromosome 13, jaNemVect1.1, whole genome shotgun sequence genome encodes:
- the LOC5512258 gene encoding uncharacterized protein LOC5512258 translates to MGVEVLIRCVIVIALTSGAVIASSKGDPKVDNITATQHLLDSLTLTGLPLNPGNAGPLQEHSTQGNTKTVAMDTPVETATNQDSPVVALSERGTMDNGLARGPIPSARDVSQGTQVDPLKNEGVVSIRKILVKQIPPPAGIDDNKDVSSTQTQNQHAGPGRNDGNVNNSTATTVGEHKAIKLGGQEERNPVSEPTKVTHGGENVSVKNASENSSSRPSGQDGMDSSKTRPFQDVMESQRTMKIFTDDDTDGKKERNRGVKEVTMPLRGRPLAGFEPSHLRTAHHTTTSTSENVLNKTSNSKKVESAENFERLPSFQANKNNTGQDSLINIQTSLNASQRAQSLNAASEGPAPFLGQIIKQAGYKMHSDRIPGIVNADQTTSQGNKPLLEKGSSVEEVNVSSSNVSSIRKAYDKRIGSISDKALGNDAQQESEGNDHKSQTFDKHFSKDYKELTAYQKTSNPISNPSIRTSPISNPSPSPHPSSNPSPDPSSNPSPNPSPNPSSNPSSDPSPNPSSSPSPDPSSSPDPSTNTNPNPSSDPSPYPSSDPSLSFSPSSSSSPSVRPSPNLISNPNRNSNSNSNRNPNPSSNPSPSLSPNPSPNPSTSPNRNHSSNTNPNPSLGPNPSHNPSFSLSPNPNQNKTQGEGERATTMNDTQKGLKVDGVGFSQKHFDANLKGTTLASTTDSDNLQDRFGTISTEIGRNGADMGKAANILKEGMLVDISKPADNGVLKPNQVVSGDPPSSSNGTKQENGLKNVQVNKSSAMIKRLNGTDNANQGYKAFEKLKTNAIFTDIPLESNEVIEPADLSISSQGYRWNRGRGRGRSRYRRPRPRPRRPPPPPPPPPPPPPPPPPPPPPPPASSTGSTPGGDKVPSVGPKTEQGDAEFEEEALLTHNNFRQVHNAPPMTLNRELSLQAKGYAEKIANLGALQHSSSGERGEDVGENLAVGCKSFGVPLTGKEAVTNWYNEVCKYDFNNGAFAMETGHFTQVVWTDSIELGMGKATGKLNGIPCVFVVGRYRPPGNFNNQFKEKVLRGKFDPSYCNNVFTSINAPIGVRRNDDVMMNMPSVQHLFGTLKTSPREDYDFPRRTVDLHKASRSFGNNLQRLWSKEYMIANLKKNGVFENLLRELYLKNPVIHGKGSSAGFRTITGPERGAVLGSRLAKTMAQPIGSGSKHITEGEKVSGIITGEHTAKENKWLKQKAQHLSREKQIENLKQQLAMERKESKVNHLKLLHGQSLIKKKENTPDKESSLKVSTRKQLVDRFLRELLRRRLKRRQMSRHVGGMLLRRTQPLIKRTGSFKFHIPNGVGEGDFSISKSGLRLSMKLTLEDQATTTAATTSTAAPGNITTPTKGPITSNNTSTPTMSGGRKMPAKEPTTSTTGHSTRSKPTPTTPTIADNTAYLTTGPTTSGDKTTSAIKPTTPTTTEASNLTTELMTPEVTTTPTIESTTQTTPTTGPATGNTTTPTIQPIAADNSTKPPTTTPVSSTIPTTKPAPAQEGLFNICICPASPPTPNGCFLQDGQVMKRVMETHNKYRALHNATAMSLSCDMSRQAQEYAQKMADLDTLVHSGYSERPEQGESVTIVCGKGLDASINDAINKWYNEVCKYDFASGGPQPGANHFTQMVWKGSKKIGIGIAKKSEMTGTCAYVVVRYYPQGNFDPGDGAYTRNVQKGVFSKNDCKTH, encoded by the exons ATGGGTGTGGAGGTTCTCATTAGATGTGTCATCGTTATCG CATTAACAAGCGGTGCGGTAATCGCAAGCTCAAAGGGGGATCCCAAAGTAGACAACATCACGGCAACTCAACATCTTCTTGATTCTCTAACACTGACAGGGTTACCGCTGAACCCTGGGAACGCAGGACCTCTTCAGGAACACAGCACCcaggggaatactaaaacagTTGCTATGGATACCCCCGTAGAAACAGCCACCAATCAAGACTCACCTGTTGTTGCTTTGTCTGAAAGAGGGACAATGGATAATGGACTGGCAAGAGGTCCTATCCCTAGTGCTAGGGATGTTAGTCAAGGCACTCAAGTAGATCCCCTTAAAAACGAAGGCGTTGTTAGTATCAGGAAAATTCTGGTGAAGCAAATCCCACCACCAGCTGGCATTGATGATAACAAAGATGTGTCTTCAACTCAAACACAAAACCAGCATGCTGGCCCTGGAAGAAATGATGGAAATGTAAATAATTCTACTGCGACTACTGTGGGTGAGCATAAGGCTATAAAACTGGGAGGTCAAGAAGAAAGAAACCCAGTAAGTGAGCCCACGAAGGTAACGCATGGCGGAGAAAATGTTTCAGTGAAAAACGCATCAGAAAACTCTTCATCAAGGCCATCTGGACAAGATGGCATGGACAGTAGCAAAACCCGTCCCTTCCAAGATGTAATGGAAAGTCAGCGGACAATGAAGATATTTACTGATGATGATACTGATGGTAAGAAGGAGAGAAATAGAGGGGTAAAAGAAGTGACGATGCCACTAAGAGGAAGACCCCTGGCCGGGTTCGAACCCTCTCATCTTCGTACAGCACACCACACAACGACGTCAACGTCAGAGAACGTTCTCAATAAGACGAGTAATTCCAAGAAAGTGGAATCTGCTGAGAATTTTGAGAGACTGCCTTCCTTTCAAGCAAATAAGAATAATACTGGACAGGATTCTTTGATCAACATACAGACATCGTTAAATGCATCACAGAGAGCGCAGTCATTGAATGCTGCAAGTGAAGGACCTGCTCCATTCCTTGGACAGATAATTAAACAGGCTGGTTACAAGATGCACTCGGACAGAATACCTGGAATAGTAAATGCTGATCAAACTACTAGCCAGGGGAATAAGCCATTACTGGAAAAAGGCAGTTCTGTAGAAGAGGTGAATGTTTCGAGCAGCAATGTTAGTTCGATAAGAAAAGCGTATGACAAAAGGATTGGAAGCATATCTGATAAGGCACTTGGTAATGATGCTCAGCAGGAATCTGAAGGAAACGACCACAAAAGTCAAACATTTGACAAGCATTTTAGTAAAGATTATAAAGAATTAACTGCATATCAGAAAACCTCTAACCCTATCTCTAACCCCAGCATAAGAACTAGTCCTATCTCAAACCCTAGCCCTAGCCCTCaccctagctctaaccctaGCCCTGaccctagctctaaccctagccctaaccctagccctaaccctagctctaaccctaGCTCTGACCCAAGTCCTAACCCTAGCTCTAGCCCTAGCCCTGACCCTAGCTCTAGCCCTGACCCTAGCACTAatactaaccctaaccctagcTCTGACCCAAGTCCTTACCCTAGCTCTGACCCTAGTCTTAGCTTTAGCCCTAGCTCTAGTTCCAGCCCTAGCGTTCGCCCTAGCCCTAACCTAATATCTAACCCTAACCGTAACTCTAACTCTAATTCTAACCGTAACCCTAACCCTAGCTCTAATCCTAGCCCTAGTCTTAGCCCTAATCCTAGTCCTAACCCTAGCACTAGCCCTAACCGTAATCATAGCTCtaacactaaccctaaccctagcCTTGGCCCTAATCCTAGTCATAACCCTAGCTTTAGCCTTAgccctaaccctaaccaaaACAAGACCCAAGGAGAGGGAGAAAGAGCTACTACGATGAACGACACCCAAAAAGGACTTAAGGTCGACGGTGTTGGCTTTAGCCAAAAGCACTTTGATGCAAATCTTAAAGGCACTACTCTCGCGTCAACAACTGATTCAGATAATCTGCAAGACAGATTTGGCACTATTTCTACCGAGATTGGAAGAAACGGAGCCGACATGGGGAAAGCTGCAAATATACTTAAAGAAGGAATGCTCGTCGATATATCAAAACCTGCTGATAATGGTGTTTTAAAACCGAATCAAGTAGTGTCTGGCGACCCTCCCTCTAGCTCCAATGGAactaaacaagaaaatggATTAAAGAATGTGCAAGTAAATAAAAGCTCAGCGATGATCAAAAGATTAAATGGAACTGACAATGCCAACCAGGGTTACAAAGCCTTcgaaaaactaaaaacaaacgcCATATTCACTGATATTCCTCTGGAAAGCAATGAAGTCATCGAGCCAGCTGACCTGTCAATTAGTAGCCAAGGTTACCGCTGGAACagagggaggggaaggggaaggTCTAGGTACCGGAGACCACGCCCACGTCCACGACGTCCTCCAccacctcctcctcctcctccgcCTCCCCCTCCTCCGCCGCCTCCTCCTCCGCCTCCTCCTCCGGCATCGAGTACTGGTTCAACCCCTGGAGGTGACAAGGTACCAAGCGTAGGACCAAAGACAGAACAAG GAGATGCGGAGTTTGAGGAAGAGGCCTTGCTTACTCATAACAACTTCCGTCAAGTTCACAACGCGCCTCCCATGACGCTAAACCGCGAGCTAAGCTTGCAGGCAAAGGGATATGCAGAAAAGATCGCAAATCTAGGTGCACTGCAGCATTCCTCCAGCGGTGAGCGGGGAGAGGACGTGGGCGAGAACCTCGCCGTGGGATGCAAGTCGTTCGGAGTGCCTCTAACGGGCAAAGAGGCTGTCACTAACTG GTATAACGAGGTCTGCAAGTATGACTTCAATAATGGCGCCTTCGCTATGGAGACCGGTCATTTTACCCAGGTTGTGTGGACCGACAGTATTGAGCTCGGTATGGGAAAAGCGACGGGGAAATTAAATGGCATACCTTGCGTGTTCGTCGTTGGGAGGTACCGACCACCGGGGAACTTCAACAACCAGTTCAAGGAGAAAGTTCTTCGCGGAAAATTTGACCCCAGCTATTGTAATAATGTTT TCACCTCTATCAATGCACCAATCGGTGTGCGGCGcaacgatgacgtcatgatgAACATGCCCTCGGTGCAACATCTGTTCGGAACCCTGAAAACCTCTCCAAGAGAAGATTATGATTTTCCAAGAAGGACTGTCGATCTTCATAAAGCGTCCCGTTCTTTTGGAAACAATTTGCAACGACTTTGGAGTAAGGAATATATGATAGCGAATTTGAAGAAGAACGGCGTGTTTGAGAATTTGTTAAGGGAACTCTACTTGAAGAATCCGGTGATTCACGGGAAGGGATCATCAGCGGGCTTCAGAACGATCACGGGACCAGAAAGAGGTGCGGTATTGGGAAGTAGATTGGCAAAGACAATGGCACAACCAATTGGATCAGGTTCAAAACACATAACTGAAGGTGAGAAAGTCTCCGGCATTATTACCGGAGAACATACAGCTAAAGAGAACAAATGGCTGAAACAAAAAGCTCAACACTTAAgcagagaaaaacaaatagaaaaCCTAAAGCAACAACTTGCAATGGAAAGAAAGGAGTCAAAGGTAAATCATCTGAAGCTGTTACATGGACAGAGTCTCattaagaaaaaggaaaacacgCCTGACAAAGAATCTTCTCTAAAAGTTTCGACACGTAAGCAATTAGTTGACCGATTCTTGCGCGAACTTTTAAGAAGACGCCTCAAAAGGAGGCAAATGTCTAGGCACGTTGGAGGAATGCTTCTTCGGCGTACACAACCTTTAATTAAACGAACAGGGAGTTTTAAGTTTCATATTCCAAACGGAGTCGGGGAAGGTGATTTCTCAATCAGCAAGTCAGGGCTAAGACTAAGCATGAAGCTTACACTAGAAGATCAAGCGACTACAACTGCCGCTACAACTTCTACAGCAGCGCCTGGAAATATTACGACACCAACAAAAGGGCCTATCACATCGAATAACACATCGACCCCAACGATGTCTGGAGGTAGAAAGATGCCAGCGAAAGAGCCCACGACATCTACGACAGGGCATTCAACAAGGTCAAAGCCTACGCCTACTACACCAACGATAGCCGATAATACAGCGTATCTAACGACGGGGCCTACGACGTCTGGAGACAAAACGACGTCAGCGATAAAGCCTACGACCCCAACAACAACAGAGGCATCAAATCTAACGACAGAACTTATGACGCCTGAAGTTACAACGACGCCAACGATCGAGTCTACAACTCAAACGACGCCTACGACAGGGCCGGCGACCGGAAATACAACGACGCCAACGATACAACCTATAGCGGCAGATAATTCAACCAAGCCGCCAACTACGACGCCTGTCAGCTCGACGATCCCAACTACAAAGCCTGCACCAGCTCAAGAGGGACTGTTCAACATCTGCATATGCCCAGCGTCACCACCCACACCCAACG GCTGTTTTCTTCAAGATGGACAAGTCATGAAGCGCGTCATGGAAACACATAACAAATACCGCGCCCTGCATAACGCGACCGCGATGTCGCTGAGCTGCGACATGAGTCGACAGGCACAGGAGTATGCGCAGAAGATGGCCGATCTTGACACGCTGGTGCATTCTGGGTACAGCGAACGTCCCGAGCAAGGGGAGAGTGTGACGATAGTCTGCGGCAAGGGACTGGACGCTAGCATCAACGACGCTATCAATAAATG GTATAACGAGGTTTGCAAGTACGATTTTGCCAGCGGAGGACCCCAACCCGGCGCCAACCACTTTACTCAGATGGTATGGAAAGGCAGCAAAAAAATTGGGATTGGAATAGCAAAGAAATCCGAAATGACAGGAACCTGCGCATACGTTGTTGTACGGTACTATCCACAAGGAAATTTTGATCCTGGGGACGGAGCTTATACGAGAAACGTGCAGAAAGGGGTCTTTAGTAAGAATGACTGCAAAACGCATTGA
- the LOC5512234 gene encoding mRNA cap guanine-N7 methyltransferase, with product MAAVAEETETVVQTSEAEKCTDALETVEKTSSEEKTETDEAPKALNGSSTDDKKSEDEQKEKGALGATVAKHYNEHPEGSKESRKDSRIFHMRNFNNWVKSVLIGDFLNKIKRYNYRDISVLDLCCGKGGDLLKWQRGRIRQLVCADIAEVSVNQCKERYNEMKQTAEERRYRDGIFYTQFITADCSKERIADQFTDPELQFDLTSCQFSYHYSFESYEQADMMLKNACEKLKPGGFFIGTTPNGSELVHRLREAEGLEFGNEVYRIKFENKEDFPLYGCKYDFHLEGVVDCPEFLVYFPLFEKMAEKYDMKLVFVKTFHEFFHDHQNDSLNLLYRMNALETYPKREGESQASSNENAYSHAKDFLDGLNAAASKTEESPSSRYRDHRAHNVVGTLSKDEWEAVGLYLAFAFEKIDPEIERQKKAAAEAREAEEAAAKAAIEAAVKASQEKVEEPAAPGTDEAPDAGEEEAKAEAAEEESGSTQTRKRKHEEEGEGEGEPPEKKQDGEED from the exons atggcggccgtgGCTGAAGAAACCGAAACGGTGGTTCAAACGTCTGAGGCAGAAAAATGTACAGATGCGCTCGAAACCGTCGAAAAAACTTCTTCTGAAGAAAAGACAGAGACAG ATGAAGCACCGAAAGCTTTGAATGGGAGTAGCACAGACGATAAAAAATCTGAAGATGAACAAAAGGAGAAAGGTGCTCTGGGTGCAACAGTTGCTAAGCACTACAATGAGCACCCTGAGGGGAGTAAGGAGAGTCGTAAGGATAGCAGGATATTCCACATGCGCAACTTCAACAACTGGGTCAAAAGTGTGTTGATTGGTGACTTCTTGAACAAAATCAAAAG GTATAATTACAGAGACATCAGCGTTCTGGATTTGTGTTGCGGAAAAGGTGGAGATTTACTCAAATGGCAGAGGGGCCGGATAAGGCAACTCGTGTGTGCTGACATCGCGGAGGTGTCTGTCAATCAATGCAAAGAGAGGTATAATGAGATGAAGCAGACAGCTGAGGAGAGAAGATATCGTGATGGGATATTTTACACACAGTTTATAACTGCAGATTGCAGTAAG GAAAGAATTGCAGACCAGTTTACTGACCCTGAACTACAGTTTGACCTCACAAGTTGCCAATTTTCTTACCATTACTCATTTgagagctacgaacaagcagaCATGATGCTCAAAAATGCATGTGAGAAGCTTAAACCAGGGGGGTTCTTTATCGGAACGACTCCAAATGGCTCAGAACTTGT ACATCGACTGCGGGAAGCAGAGGGTCTTGAGTTTGGGAACGAAGTTTACAGAATTAAGTTTGAAAACAAGGAAGACTTTCCTCTCTATGGCTGCAAATATGACTTTCACCTTGAAGGAGTCGTGGATTGTCCAGAGTTTCTGGTCTACTTTCCACTCTTTGAGAA GATGGCAGAAAAATACGACATGAAACTAGTGTTTGTTAAGACTTTCCATGAGTTCTTCCATGACCACCAAAATGATTCCCTTAACCTGCTGTATCGCATGAATGCATTGGAG ACCTACCCCAAACGTGAGGGCGAATCACAAGCCTCTAGTAACGAGAATGCTTATTCACATGCCAAGGACTTCCTGGATGGTCTTAATGCTGCAGCAAGCAAGACTGAGGAGTCCCCATCAAGTAGATATCGCGACCACAGAGCACACAACGTAGTG GGAACGCTATCCAAAGACGAGTGGGAAGCAGTAG GCCTATACCTTGCCTTTGCATTTGAGAAAATCGACCCTGAAATTGAGCGCCAGAAGAAGGCGGCAGCCGAGGCAAGGGAAGCAGAAGAAGCAGCCGCCAAGGCAGCCATTGAAGCGGCCGTCAAGGCGTCACAAGAGAAGGTCGAAGAACCAGCAGCCCCAGGTACTGATGAAGCTCCTGATGCGGGTGAGGAGGAAGCCAAGGCGGAGGCTGCTGAGGAGGAGTCAGGGTCTACACAGACGAGGAAGCGAAAGCACGAagaagagggggagggggagggggaaccACCAGAGAAGAAACAGGATGGGGAAGAGGATTAG
- the LOC5512235 gene encoding late histone H1, with the protein MSSTEAKPAKKPAEHPKYTEMVATAIGALKERGGSSRQAIEKYIKANYKVGDKVSTQLKMALKRMSEKGTLVHTKGTGASGSFKLNKAAVKAEKPKKAKKPAAKKPKAAKKPAAKKPAAKKAKSPKKAAAKKSPKKAAKKPAAKKPAAAKPKKAAAKKPAAKKAAKKPAAKKAAKKPAKK; encoded by the coding sequence ATGTCTTCCACCGAAGCGAAACCCGCCAAGAAGCCTGCAGAGCATCCCAAGTACACCGAGATGGTTGCAACAGCTATCGGTGCACTGAAGGAACGCGGCGGATCTTCCCGCCAGGCCATCGAGAAATACATCAAGGCCAACTACAAGGTCGGAGACAAAGTTAGCACCCAACTGAAGATGGCTCTCAAGCGCATGAGCGAGAAAGGCACTCTAGTCCACACAAAAGGCACTGGAGCTTCTGGCTCGTTCAAATTGAACAAGGCAGCCGTGAAGGCTGAGAAGCCAAAGAAAGCGAAGAAGCCAGCGGCAAAGAAACCCAAGGCTGCCAAGAAACCCGCCGCCAAAAAACCTGCCGCTAAGAAAGCCAAATCCCCCAAGAAAGCAGCAGCTAAGAAGTCACCCAAGAAGGCAGCGAAAAAGCCTGCTGCTAAGAAACCAGCAGCCGCCAAGCCCAAGAAGGCCGCGGCAAAGAAGCCAGCCGCCAAGAAAGCAGCGAAGAAGCCGGCAGCAAAGAAGGCCGCAAAAAAGCCAGCCAAGAAGTAA
- the LOC5512236 gene encoding histone H3 codes for MARTKQTARKSTGGKAPRKQLATKAARKSAPATGGVKKPHRYRPGTVALREIRRYQKSTELLIRKLPFQRLVREIAQDFKTDLRFQSSAVMALQEASEAYLVGLFEDTNLCAIHAKRVTIMPKDIQLARRIRGESVNSSSQEHNKTALLGATTCNKVNGPCFPVIRIFFLTFIL; via the coding sequence ATGGCTCGTACCAAGCAAACCGCCCGTAAATCTACCGGAGGAAAGGCGCCCCGTAAGCAGCTCGCCACCAAGGCAGCACGTAAAAGTGCTCCCGCCACCGGTGGAGTGAAGAAGCCTCATCGTTACAGGCCCGGTACCGTCGCTCTCCGAGAGATCCGTCGCTACCAGAAGTCGACCGAGCTTCTGATCCGCAAGCTGCCCTTCCAGCGTCTGGTCCGTGAGATCGCTCAGGACTTCAAGACCGACCTGCGCTTCCAGAGCTCTGCCGTGATGGCTCTTCAGGAGGCTAGCGAGGCTTACCTCGTTGGTCTGTTTGAGGACACCAACTTGTGCGCCATCCACGCCAAGCGAGTCACCATCATGCCCAAGGACATCCAGCTTGCCCGCCGCATCCGTGGCGAGAGCGTAAACAGTTCCTCACAAGAACACAACaaaacggctcttttaggagccaccacATGCAATAAAGTCAATGGTCCATGCTTCCCCGTGATTAGAATATTCTTCCTCACGTTCATATTAtaa
- the LOC5512237 gene encoding histone H4 yields MSGRGKGGKGLGKGGAKRHRKILRDNIQGITKPAIRRLARRGGVKRISGLIYEETRGVLKVFLENVIRDAVTYTEHAKRKTVTAMDVVYALKRQGRTLYGFGG; encoded by the coding sequence ATGTCTGGTCGCGGCAAAGGAGGAAAAGGTCTAGGAAAGGGAGGCGCCAAGCGTCATCGCAAGATCCTTCGGGATAACATCCAGGGCATCACCAAGCCCGCCATTCGTCGTCTCGCCCGCCGTGGTGGAGTCAAGCGAATCTCTGGCCTTATCTACGAGGAGACCCGTGGCGTTCTCAAAGTCTTCCTTGAGAACGTTATCCGTGACGCGGTCACCTACACCGAGCACGCCAAGCGCAAGACTGTCACCGCCATGGACGTGGTCTACGCTCTGAAGCGACAAGGCCGAACCCTGTACGGATTCGGCGGCTAG
- the LOC116618181 gene encoding histone H2A-like — translation MSGRGKGKAKGTKSKTRSSRAGLQFPVGRIHRHLRKGNYAERVGAGAPVYMAAVLEYLSAEILELAGNAARDNKKTRIIPRHLQLAVRNDEELNRLLRGVTISQGGVLPNIQAVLLPKKTEKKPKA, via the coding sequence ATGTCAGGTCGCGGCAAAGGCAAAGCTAAGGGCACCAAGTCCAAGACTCGTTCATCCCGTGCAGGGCTTCAGTTCCCCGTCGGTCGTATCCACCGTCATCTGCGCAAAGGCAACTACGCCGAGCGTGTTGGTGCTGGCGCACCGGTCTACATGGCCGCCGTGCTCGAGTACCTGAGCGCTGAGATCCTCGAGTTGGCCGGCAACGCTGCCCGCGACAACAAAAAGACCAGGATCATCCCCCGTCACTTGCAGTTGGCTGTCAGGAACGACGAAGAGTTGAACAGGCTGCTCCGCGGTGTCACCATCTCTCAGGGTGGTGTGCTGCCCAACATCCAGGCCGTGCTTCTGCCCAAGAAGACCGAGAAGAAGCCCAAGGCATAA
- the LOC116618182 gene encoding late histone H2B.L4-like, protein MPPKPPVGKSTGKKAVKKQVGEGKKKRKSRRKESYAIYIYKVLKQVHPDTGISSKAMGIMNCFVNDIFERIAGEASRLAHYNKKSTITSREIQTAVRLLLPGELAKHAVSEGTKAVTKYTSSK, encoded by the coding sequence ATGCCGCCAAAACCTCCAGTCGGGAAATCCACAGGCAAGAAGGCCGTCAAGAAGCAGGTCGGAGAAGGAAAGAAGAAGAGAAAGTCAAGACGTAAGGAAAGCTATGCTATCTACATCTACAAGGTGCTGAAGCAAGTCCACCCCGACACCGGTATCTCAAGCAAGGCCATGGGCATCATGAACTGTTTCGTGAACGACATCTTCGAGCGCATCGCTGGTGAAGCTTCCCGCCTGGCGCACTACAACAAGAAGTCCACCATCACGAGCAGGGAAATCCAGACGGCCGTTCGTCTGCTCCTTCCCGGTGAGCTGGCCAAGCACGCCGTGAGCGAGGGAACCAAGGCCGTCACCAAGTACACCAGCAGCAAGTAA
- the LOC5512260 gene encoding ADP-ribosylation factor-like protein 2-binding protein, with protein MAGLHPLNMEENLAVGRSSSRSDKKFDTTVGHLEDIIMEESFQTIVKNFMEEHYQHFEDTEENKLIYTDIFKEYVNKIEKYIDEQLHRRMQSFNMEEFMKNLQRRPEQIDGDIYDILISFTDFLAFKQTMLDYKAEKEGTAIDFSDLMTVRSSIAGCESEEQEMQIDPDSPTLNKDQAR; from the exons atggcgg GGCTACATCCTTTAAATATGGAGGAAAATTTGGCTGTTGGAAG GTCAAGCAGTCGCTCAGATAAAAAGTTTGACACAACAGTTGGTCATCTAGAAGATATCATAATGG AGGAGTCTTTTCAGACTATTGTCAAAAATTTTATGGAGGAACACTATCAGCATTTTGAGGACacagaagaaaacaagttaATATATACAGACATATTTAAAGAATAT gttaataaaattgaaaaatacatTGATGAACAGTTGCATAGAAGAATGCAGTCTTTTAACATGGAAGAGTTCATGAAAAATTTACA ACGGAGACCAGAGCAGATAGACGGAGACATTTATGATATACTGATCAGTTTTACAGATTTCCTGGCTTTCAAACAGACAATGCTAGATTATAAGGCT GAAAAGGAAGGCACGGCAATAGACTTTAGTGACCTGATGACAGTAAGATCATCTATTGCAGGATGTGAGTCAGAAGAACAAGAAATGCAGATTGACCCTGACTCACCAACACTTAACAAAGACCAGGCCAGATAA